One Prunus dulcis chromosome 8, ALMONDv2, whole genome shotgun sequence DNA window includes the following coding sequences:
- the LOC117636633 gene encoding mitochondrial substrate carrier family protein ucpB produces MKVNGKHSWAVSPSDVVYHFGTSGLSVAAATAVTHPLDVLKVRLQMQLVGQKGPLTGMGLLFLQTFKNEGPRFLYLGLAPALTRSVLYGGLRLGLYEPSKYACNWAFGSTNIFAKIASAGFGGAIATALTNPVEVLKVRLQMNPHLSKGGPTGELRRMISEEGVKALWKGVGPAMARAATLTASQLATYDETKRILIRLTSLEEGFNLHLISSTVAGMASTLITAPVDMIKTRLMLQKESKRMGSYKNGFHCAYQVMLTEGPKGLYKGSLATFARLGPQTTITFILCEKLRELAGLNAI; encoded by the exons ATGAAAGTGAATGGGAAGCATAGTTGGGCGGTGTCGCCGTCCGATGTTGTTTATCATTTCGGTACGAGTGGACTTTCCGTTGCGGCTGCCACCGCGGTAACTCATCCTCTAG ATGTTCTCAAAGTTAGGCTGCAAATGCAACTTGTTGGCCAGAAAGGCCCCCTTACTGGAATG GGACTATTGTTTCTCCAAACTTTTAAAAACGAAGGGCCAAGATTTTTGTATCTCGGGTTGGCACCAGCATTGACAAGGTCTGTTCTTTATGGGGGTCTCCGTTTAGGCTTGTATGAGCCCTCAAAGTATGCCTGCAATTGGGCTTTTGGGTCGACCAATATTTTTGCAAAGATTGCATCTGCAGGATTTGGCGGTGCAATTGCAACTGCACTGACGAATCCAGTTGAGGTTTTGAAG GTGCGGTTACAGATGAATCCACACTTGAGTAAGGGTGGGCCAACAGGAGAACTGCGTAGGATGATTTCTGAAGAGGGAGTGAAAGCTCTTTGGAAGGGGGTTGGCCCTGCTATGGCCAGAGCTGCTACGTTGACTGCATCACAACTTGCAACATATGATGAAACCAAGCGG ATATTGATCAGGTTGACATCACTTGAAGAAGGATTCAATCTACATCTCAT CTCAAGCACAGTTGCAGGCATGGCGAGTACCCTCATAACTGCACCAGTGGACATGATAAAAACCCGTCTGATGTTGCAGAAGGAATCTAAAAGGATGGGAAGCTATAAAAATGGATTTCACTGTGCATACCAG GTTATGCTTACAGAAGGCCCCAAGGGTCTTTACAAGGG GAGCCTTGCAACTTTTGCAAGATTGGGTCCACAAACTACAATTACCTTCATACTGTGTGAGAAGTTGCGTGAGCTTGCTGGATTGAACGCAATCTAG
- the LOC117636635 gene encoding U1 small nuclear ribonucleoprotein C: MPRYYCDYCDTYLTHDSPSVRKQHNAGYKHKANVRLYYQKFEEQQTQSLVDQRIKEHLGQHLGQAAAYGQVGAAYNQHLMAQRPRLPVLPTPGMPQMPGGAQMVPGMRPPVLPRPMPGAPGGYGSAPPMMPMMAPPGAPGMPGQLNVPMRPPTMNPPPTVPGSTAPNASIGVPSMAPPPMYQSNQTPPTSGGYDGFNPNTQPPDSSQ; this comes from the exons ATGCCTCG GTATTATTGTGACTACTGTGACACTTATTTGACCCACGATTCG CCTTCAGTCAGAAAGCAACACAATGCTGGTTATAAACACAAG GCAAACGTGAGGTTGTACTATCAGAAATTTGAGGAGCAACAAACCCAAAGTTTGGTTGACCAAAGAATCAAGGAGCACCTTGGCCAGCACCTTGGCCAAGCTGCAGCTTACGGGCAAGTTGGTGCAGCTTACAATCAACATTTAATGGCTCAGCGGCCCCGTCTTCCTGTTCTACCAACACCTGGTATGCCACAAATGCCTGGAGGTGCACAAATGGTCCCAGGGATGAGGCCTCCAGTTTTGCCAAGACCTATGCCTGGAGCTCCAG GCGGATATGGCTCTGCTCCACCCATGATGCCAATGATGGCTCCACCTGGTGCTCCTGGAATGCCTGGTCAATTAAATGTTCCGATGAGGCCTCCCACTATGAATCCTCCACCAACAGTTCCTGGCAGCACAGCACCAAATGCTTCTATTGGTGTTCCTTCTATGGCTCCACCTCCAATGTATCAATCCAATCAAACGCCACCAACAAGTGGAGGCTATGATGGTTTTAATCCCAATACCCAACCTCCTGATTCTAGTCAGTAA